In a single window of the Thermoanaerobacterium sp. PSU-2 genome:
- a CDS encoding alpha/beta-type small acid-soluble spore protein codes for MAAGSETKNPLVVREAKQAMSKWKYEIASELGINPPADGYWGTLTSRDCGAVGGHMVRKMIQMAESQIANNGTLK; via the coding sequence ATGGCAGCAGGTTCAGAGACAAAAAATCCTCTTGTAGTAAGAGAAGCTAAGCAAGCTATGAGCAAATGGAAATATGAAATAGCAAGCGAACTTGGAATAAATCCTCCAGCCGATGGTTATTGGGGCACACTTACATCCCGTGATTGCGGCGCTGTAGGTGGCCACATGGTAAGAAAGATGATCCAAATGGCTGAAAGCCAAATCGCTAATAATGGAACATTGAAGTAA
- the rsmD gene encoding 16S rRNA (guanine(966)-N(2))-methyltransferase RsmD encodes MRVISGIAKGRKLKCPPGKAIRPTSDMVKESLFNIIGADIYDSIFLDLFSGTGSIGIEALSRGANICYFVEKVYNNIKYINDNVKLLGSIDSAVILHMDALHALDYFSKNNIKFDIIYIDPPYYNNLYVEPLNKISEYELLNTNGYAIVEHHKNDFLEEKYGSLQKFRMKKYGETILTFFKEATDEYSSISG; translated from the coding sequence TTGAGGGTTATATCTGGCATAGCTAAAGGCAGAAAATTAAAATGTCCACCTGGGAAGGCAATTAGACCTACGTCTGACATGGTTAAAGAATCGCTTTTCAATATAATAGGTGCTGATATATACGATTCTATATTTTTAGATTTATTTTCTGGTACAGGCAGTATTGGCATTGAGGCATTAAGTAGAGGAGCTAATATTTGCTACTTTGTAGAAAAAGTATATAATAATATTAAATACATAAATGATAATGTTAAATTGCTTGGCTCTATTGATAGTGCAGTGATTTTGCATATGGATGCATTGCATGCTTTAGATTATTTTAGTAAGAATAATATTAAGTTTGATATTATATACATTGATCCGCCGTATTACAATAACTTATATGTTGAACCGCTAAATAAAATAAGTGAATATGAGTTATTGAATACAAATGGTTACGCAATTGTTGAGCATCATAAAAATGATTTTTTAGAAGAAAAGTACGGCAGCTTGCAAAAATTTAGGATGAAAAAATATGGAGAAACGATATTAACATTTTTTAAGGAGGCAACAGATGAATATAGCAGTATATCCGGGTAG
- a CDS encoding Asp23/Gls24 family envelope stress response protein, producing MEQTKNNLGKIDISADVIASMASYATSECYGIVGLGKRGPDGLIELFKNEQSGKGIKVAYDEDGIVIDLYIVVEYGVNIKTVAANIIEKVKYTIETYTGVNVKNIVVNVQSIKVDF from the coding sequence ATGGAGCAAACAAAAAATAATTTAGGGAAAATAGATATTTCTGCAGACGTAATTGCATCTATGGCTAGTTATGCCACATCTGAATGTTATGGCATAGTGGGCTTAGGAAAACGTGGACCTGACGGGCTTATAGAGCTTTTCAAAAATGAGCAGTCAGGTAAAGGCATAAAGGTTGCATATGATGAAGACGGTATTGTTATAGATTTGTACATTGTTGTTGAATATGGAGTCAACATTAAGACAGTTGCTGCAAATATCATTGAAAAAGTCAAATACACTATAGAGACATATACAGGTGTTAATGTTAAAAATATCGTTGTAAATGTACAAAGCATAAAAGTTGATTTTTGA
- the coaD gene encoding pantetheine-phosphate adenylyltransferase, whose translation MNIAVYPGSFDPVTNGHLDVIKRAAKVFDKLIVAVLVNPSKTPMFSLEERVEMLKEVTADIENVEIDSFSGLLIEYLEKVNSKIIVKGLRMVSDFEYEFQMALINKKLNPDVETIFFMTSNKYGYLSSSIVKEVAKFGGCLSDLVPDSVIEKILRKIKD comes from the coding sequence ATGAATATAGCAGTATATCCGGGTAGTTTTGATCCTGTTACAAATGGGCATTTAGATGTTATAAAAAGAGCAGCAAAAGTTTTCGATAAATTAATTGTAGCGGTGCTTGTTAATCCATCTAAAACTCCTATGTTTTCATTGGAAGAACGGGTGGAAATGTTAAAAGAAGTAACTGCTGACATTGAAAATGTGGAAATTGATAGTTTTTCTGGTTTGCTTATAGAGTATTTAGAAAAAGTAAATTCAAAGATTATTGTAAAAGGACTGCGAATGGTTTCGGATTTTGAATATGAATTTCAGATGGCTTTGATAAACAAAAAGTTAAATCCTGATGTTGAAACTATATTTTTTATGACAAGCAATAAATATGGATATCTAAGCTCCAGCATAGTTAAAGAAGTAGCAAAGTTTGGGGGGTGCTTATCGGATCTCGTTCCAGATTCAGTAATTGAAAAGATATTACGAAAAATTAAAGATTAA
- the rsgA gene encoding ribosome small subunit-dependent GTPase A translates to MVLVGRIIKGIGGFYYVSTEHGTIECRARGKFRISNIIPIVGDYVDVESQNLKDGFIVNIHDRKNQLVRPPVSNVDQAIITFSIVNPDLNRLQLDKMIILTEVNEINPIICINKVDLVNEDEYMPIYNTYKKLGYEVITTSKYDNIGIDKLKTILKGKTSFFTGPSGVGKSSLINCIHGHERQEIGDLSEKLNRGKHTTRNVELIPIDGGYVLDTPGFTSLNLDIDEKNLKNFYKDFQVFETECRFNSCLHINEPDCGVKSAVESGMIDRTRYSNYLSLYNELKANRRRKY, encoded by the coding sequence GTGGTATTAGTAGGACGAATTATTAAAGGCATTGGAGGTTTTTACTATGTTTCCACCGAGCATGGCACCATAGAATGCCGTGCTCGTGGTAAATTTAGAATTTCCAATATTATACCTATTGTTGGAGACTACGTTGATGTCGAATCACAAAATTTAAAAGATGGATTCATAGTGAATATACATGACAGGAAAAACCAATTAGTAAGGCCACCTGTGTCAAATGTAGATCAAGCAATAATTACTTTTTCGATAGTTAATCCTGATTTAAACAGATTGCAGCTTGATAAAATGATAATATTAACTGAAGTAAACGAGATAAATCCCATCATCTGCATAAATAAGGTTGATTTAGTTAATGAAGATGAATACATGCCAATATACAATACATATAAAAAATTAGGGTACGAAGTGATTACTACTTCCAAATACGATAACATTGGAATCGACAAGTTAAAAACAATTCTAAAAGGTAAAACTTCTTTTTTTACAGGTCCATCTGGCGTAGGAAAATCTTCTTTGATAAATTGTATTCATGGGCATGAAAGGCAAGAGATTGGAGATTTAAGTGAAAAGCTTAATAGAGGAAAGCATACGACAAGAAATGTGGAGTTAATACCTATTGATGGTGGCTATGTATTGGATACGCCTGGCTTTACCTCTCTAAATCTTGATATTGATGAAAAAAATCTCAAAAATTTTTATAAAGATTTTCAAGTCTTTGAAACAGAATGTAGATTTAATTCGTGCTTACATATTAATGAACCTGATTGTGGAGTTAAAAGTGCTGTTGAGAGTGGGATGATTGATAGAACAAGGTACTCAAATTATTTAAGTTTATATAATGAACTAAAAGCGAACAGAAGGAGGAAATATTAA
- the rpmB gene encoding 50S ribosomal protein L28 — MMRKCEVCGKTPMAGYQYSHSHRKSIKKWQPNLKRVKAIVDGTPVRLNVCTKCLRSGRVKRAI, encoded by the coding sequence ATGATGAGAAAATGTGAAGTATGCGGAAAAACTCCAATGGCGGGATATCAATACAGCCATTCCCACAGAAAATCAATCAAAAAATGGCAGCCAAACTTAAAGCGTGTTAAAGCCATAGTGGACGGTACACCTGTAAGATTGAATGTTTGTACAAAATGCTTAAGATCAGGAAGAGTTAAGAGAGCCATATAA
- a CDS encoding DAK2 domain-containing protein produces MFKAGSQYLINKSDEVNKLNVFPVPDGDTGSNMAHTLDFAVKEMEKASDDMNEVLNNLSRGALLGAKGNSGVILSQIIRGFAKSLLNHDEITTKDFAEALNAGSAIAYKAVMKPTEGTILTVVRDCANEALKLTSINDFEIFMEKIVKAASESVKRTPDLLPVLKQANVVDSGGQGFLFMLIGMLEAIKGHEIAVQHVVEDIHKKESNIADIKFTYCTEMLIDAKSKNSSKLKAEIESFGDSIIVVGDEDLIKVHIHTNSPGLVLQKGLEYGELVKVKIDNMKLQHENVIFESNKDRNTHAKKYGFLAVSPGEGISSLFQDLGCDIVIDGGQTMNPSALDILNGLKEINAENIIVFPNNKNVVMTCEQAKSLSDKNVHVINTYSFNQAISAMINFDVNASVDDAIKNINDTIDKVTTVEITYSIRDTVLDGVEIKTGEILGFVNGQFVDKGTDYNEVARQIVSNAVSADTSIITIYYGKEVEEEDAKKLLNTIVFDGDVDLQYGGQLLYYYVISIE; encoded by the coding sequence ATGTTTAAGGCTGGATCCCAGTACTTAATAAATAAATCAGATGAAGTAAATAAATTAAATGTCTTTCCTGTTCCAGATGGTGATACAGGTTCTAACATGGCTCATACATTAGATTTTGCTGTTAAAGAAATGGAAAAAGCCTCTGATGATATGAATGAAGTTCTAAATAACCTTTCCAGAGGTGCTCTCTTAGGTGCCAAAGGAAATTCAGGGGTGATTTTATCTCAAATAATTAGGGGATTTGCCAAAAGCCTTTTGAACCATGATGAAATCACGACAAAAGATTTTGCTGAAGCTTTAAATGCTGGTTCAGCGATTGCATATAAGGCAGTTATGAAACCTACGGAAGGTACTATTCTGACTGTAGTAAGAGATTGTGCAAATGAGGCTTTGAAACTAACTTCTATTAATGACTTTGAGATTTTTATGGAGAAGATTGTAAAAGCTGCCTCAGAATCAGTGAAAAGAACGCCTGACTTATTGCCGGTGTTAAAGCAAGCTAATGTAGTTGATTCTGGTGGACAAGGCTTTTTATTTATGCTAATAGGAATGTTAGAAGCCATAAAAGGGCATGAGATAGCTGTTCAGCATGTTGTTGAAGACATCCATAAAAAAGAAAGTAATATTGCAGATATAAAGTTTACTTATTGTACGGAGATGCTTATTGATGCAAAATCTAAGAATTCTTCTAAGCTTAAAGCTGAAATTGAATCTTTTGGTGACAGTATAATCGTTGTTGGAGATGAAGATTTAATAAAAGTTCATATACATACTAATTCTCCTGGACTAGTATTGCAGAAAGGCTTAGAGTATGGGGAACTGGTAAAAGTCAAGATTGACAATATGAAACTACAGCATGAAAATGTGATTTTTGAATCAAACAAAGACAGAAATACTCATGCCAAAAAATATGGCTTTCTGGCTGTTTCACCAGGTGAAGGGATAAGCAGTTTGTTTCAAGATTTGGGGTGTGATATCGTAATAGATGGTGGACAAACTATGAATCCCAGCGCTTTGGATATATTAAATGGCTTAAAAGAAATAAATGCAGAAAATATAATTGTCTTTCCGAATAATAAAAATGTAGTTATGACATGTGAACAAGCTAAAAGTTTATCAGACAAAAATGTGCATGTCATAAATACTTACAGCTTTAATCAGGCTATAAGTGCCATGATAAACTTTGATGTCAATGCAAGCGTAGATGATGCGATCAAAAATATAAATGATACTATCGATAAGGTTACAACGGTAGAAATAACTTATTCTATAAGAGATACTGTATTAGATGGAGTGGAAATCAAGACTGGAGAAATTTTAGGATTTGTAAATGGACAATTTGTAGATAAAGGTACTGACTACAATGAAGTAGCAAGACAAATAGTGTCAAATGCTGTTTCTGCTGATACTTCAATAATAACCATTTATTATGGAAAAGAAGTTGAAGAAGAAGATGCAAAAAAATTGTTAAATACCATAGTATTTGATGGCGATGTGGATCTCCAATACGGCGGACAGCTTCTATACTATTATGTGATTTCGATTGAATAG
- the ylbJ gene encoding sporulation integral membrane protein YlbJ: MKGDKTKALSIVFVLFLVISIIIFPKNSLAAAKSGINLWLFTVFPALLPFFIGSEMLVRLGFVKMLGKFLEPIMRPIFNVSGNGGFAMAVGYTSGYPVGAQIIKRLWEEKLLNTAEAERLMTFCNNSGPLFMLGVVAMGMFNSSTIGYIIMLSNYLAAITTGIIFRNYNIENKHLKSSEYHNIRQSNPDDLIANFGEILGSAVKDSMNTIIMIGGYIITFSVLIEFLKVYGLIDAIEKIITPIFEAIGFNKNLIAGYLSGLMEITIGSNMISQATAPLYQKVILISSILAWGGLSTHGQVIGVINNTKISYLPYLIAKAIHSIFAGLFSFVFMKFINIDNVAVSEAFYQGSAKNMISIFEISSLMFVISILSVIFLVIITSITNKEA, from the coding sequence TTGAAAGGAGATAAAACAAAGGCTTTATCAATTGTGTTTGTCTTATTTCTCGTTATTTCAATTATCATATTTCCAAAAAATTCGCTTGCTGCTGCAAAGTCAGGAATCAATCTATGGCTTTTTACAGTATTCCCAGCGTTACTTCCCTTTTTCATCGGGTCTGAAATGCTGGTACGATTAGGATTTGTCAAAATGCTTGGCAAATTTTTAGAGCCTATAATGCGTCCAATATTCAATGTTTCTGGCAACGGTGGTTTTGCAATGGCCGTTGGATACACATCTGGGTATCCTGTTGGTGCGCAAATAATAAAAAGATTGTGGGAAGAAAAACTTTTAAATACAGCCGAAGCTGAAAGGTTAATGACATTTTGCAACAACTCTGGACCACTATTTATGTTAGGCGTAGTCGCCATGGGGATGTTTAATAGCTCTACAATTGGTTATATAATAATGTTATCAAATTATTTAGCAGCAATTACTACTGGTATAATTTTTAGAAACTATAATATCGAAAATAAACATTTAAAAAGTTCAGAATACCATAATATTCGTCAAAGCAATCCTGATGATTTAATAGCTAATTTTGGAGAAATCTTAGGAAGTGCAGTTAAAGACTCCATGAACACAATAATCATGATAGGCGGTTATATTATAACATTTTCAGTTTTAATAGAATTTCTAAAGGTATACGGTTTAATAGACGCTATAGAAAAGATTATTACACCGATATTTGAAGCAATTGGTTTTAACAAAAATTTGATTGCTGGATATTTAAGCGGCTTAATGGAAATCACGATAGGTTCAAATATGATTAGCCAAGCAACGGCGCCATTATACCAAAAAGTCATATTAATAAGCTCAATTTTAGCATGGGGTGGTCTGTCAACGCATGGACAAGTAATAGGTGTCATTAATAATACAAAGATAAGCTACTTGCCGTATTTAATTGCAAAAGCTATTCATAGCATTTTTGCTGGATTGTTCTCCTTTGTCTTTATGAAATTTATAAACATTGACAATGTAGCAGTTTCAGAAGCTTTTTATCAAGGAAGCGCGAAAAATATGATAAGCATATTTGAAATATCCTCACTTATGTTTGTGATCTCAATTTTATCTGTTATTTTTCTTGTCATTATAACTTCCATAACAAATAAAGAGGCATGA
- the recG gene encoding ATP-dependent DNA helicase RecG, with protein MDLSKPIQYVKGVGPKRALLLKKIGIETVKDALEYYPREYEDREKIIPIDMLKIGEKQTFKAYIAGKAREYRIKGLIITKVPVKDGSGALELVWYNQPYVKNNFKLGEEYIVNGKVSYKYGQVYVENPTMDKSDVLNLNAGRIVPIYKLTDGLSQKILRNIIYSLLKEYINEIEEIFDEDFLTEYNLLGIREAIKNIHFPESSEMLERAKYRLIFQEFFILQLGLNLIKNRYDIDKSGIKFKRVDLREFLDNLKFKLTKAQDKALNEILNDMYSGKVMNRLLQGDVGSGKTVIAAAAMYVAVKNGYQASILAPTEILAKQHYLSLKELYDKLGIKTELLTGSISNKRKNLIIEKVKNGEIDVLVGTHSLIEDNVQFKNLGLAITDEQHRFGVRQRAVFKDKGNQTNVLVMTATPIPRTLALMLYGDLDMSIIDELPPGRKKVETYAVSGALRERAYKFVVNEIKKGHQAYIVCPLIEDSQTIYAKSAEVVYEEIYKGVFKDFRVGLVHGGMNSSDKDKVMSEFVDGEIDILVSTTVIEVGVNVPNATVIVIENAERFGLAQLHQLRGRVGRSSYQSYCILIAYSYSDVVKKRLKVMTETNDGFKIAEKDLEIRGPGEFFGVKQHGLPELKLANLFDDIETLKLAQNAVERFISDDGNFEKHSKMKAELIERFKDKLEGIILN; from the coding sequence ATGGATCTTTCAAAACCAATACAATATGTAAAAGGTGTTGGTCCAAAGAGAGCATTACTGCTTAAAAAAATTGGTATTGAAACTGTAAAGGATGCATTGGAGTATTATCCCAGAGAATATGAAGACAGAGAGAAAATAATTCCTATAGATATGTTGAAGATTGGTGAAAAGCAAACTTTTAAAGCGTACATCGCAGGGAAAGCGAGAGAATATAGGATCAAGGGACTAATAATCACGAAAGTACCTGTTAAAGATGGAAGTGGGGCTTTAGAACTTGTTTGGTACAACCAGCCGTACGTTAAAAATAATTTCAAATTAGGTGAAGAGTATATAGTAAATGGCAAGGTTTCCTATAAATATGGACAAGTGTACGTGGAAAACCCAACTATGGATAAAAGTGATGTTTTAAATCTAAATGCAGGACGAATTGTGCCGATATATAAGTTGACAGATGGATTAAGTCAAAAGATTTTAAGAAATATAATTTATAGCCTTTTAAAAGAGTATATAAATGAAATAGAGGAAATTTTCGACGAGGATTTTTTGACAGAATATAATTTATTGGGAATAAGAGAAGCCATAAAAAATATCCATTTTCCAGAGTCATCAGAAATGTTAGAGAGAGCTAAATATAGACTTATATTTCAAGAATTTTTTATTTTGCAATTGGGGTTAAATTTGATTAAAAATAGGTATGATATTGATAAATCAGGCATAAAGTTTAAACGTGTAGATTTAAGAGAATTCTTAGACAATTTAAAATTTAAGCTTACTAAAGCACAGGATAAAGCTTTAAACGAAATCTTAAATGATATGTATTCAGGGAAAGTGATGAATAGACTTTTACAAGGTGATGTCGGCTCTGGAAAGACGGTTATAGCAGCGGCAGCAATGTATGTCGCAGTAAAGAATGGATATCAGGCGTCCATATTGGCGCCAACAGAAATACTTGCAAAACAACACTATTTATCATTAAAAGAGTTGTATGATAAGTTAGGTATTAAAACGGAATTGTTGACAGGAAGCATCAGCAATAAAAGAAAAAATTTAATAATAGAGAAAGTAAAAAATGGTGAGATTGATGTATTAGTTGGTACACATTCTTTAATTGAAGATAATGTTCAGTTTAAAAATTTAGGTTTGGCAATAACAGATGAACAACATAGATTTGGAGTTCGCCAAAGAGCTGTGTTTAAAGATAAAGGCAATCAAACGAATGTTCTTGTAATGACAGCAACGCCTATTCCAAGAACTTTAGCATTAATGCTTTATGGAGATTTGGATATGTCTATAATAGACGAATTGCCTCCAGGAAGAAAGAAAGTTGAAACGTATGCAGTAAGTGGAGCTTTAAGAGAAAGGGCTTATAAATTCGTCGTAAATGAAATAAAAAAAGGACACCAAGCTTACATAGTTTGTCCACTTATAGAGGATTCACAAACTATATATGCAAAATCGGCAGAGGTGGTTTATGAAGAAATTTATAAGGGAGTCTTTAAGGATTTTAGAGTTGGCTTAGTTCATGGTGGAATGAATTCAAGCGATAAGGACAAAGTGATGAGTGAATTTGTTGATGGGGAAATTGATATATTAGTCTCTACAACAGTTATTGAAGTTGGTGTAAATGTTCCAAACGCAACAGTAATTGTCATTGAAAACGCAGAGAGATTTGGATTGGCTCAGTTGCATCAATTAAGGGGACGTGTAGGAAGATCGTCATATCAATCTTATTGCATTTTGATAGCTTACTCATATTCCGATGTTGTCAAAAAAAGATTGAAGGTGATGACTGAAACAAATGATGGTTTTAAAATTGCAGAAAAAGATTTGGAGATAAGGGGACCAGGAGAATTTTTTGGAGTAAAGCAACATGGATTGCCTGAACTTAAATTGGCCAATTTATTTGATGATATAGAAACATTAAAACTGGCTCAAAATGCTGTAGAAAGATTTATAAGCGATGATGGTAATTTTGAAAAGCATAGTAAAATGAAAGCAGAATTGATAGAGCGATTTAAGGATAAATTAGAAGGAATCATATTAAATTAA
- a CDS encoding thiamine diphosphokinase, whose protein sequence is MKVCIISNGEFKDSNYFKKAIDECDVVICADGGANIAYKLGIMPNYIVGDLDSADDKIIDYYLQQGVIIEKHPTMKDETDSQLATIKAIDIGANEIVYLATIGSRFDHSLANLSLLLYLLKRKIKGKILSEKNEVYLIDDFIELEGKSGDVVSLIPYSLDVRGIYTEGLFYPLSGQDMSLEMPYGISNVFTDSKIKIKINSGYLLVIKSKD, encoded by the coding sequence ATGAAGGTTTGTATTATCTCAAATGGAGAATTTAAAGATTCCAACTATTTTAAAAAAGCAATCGATGAATGCGACGTGGTAATCTGTGCGGATGGTGGAGCTAATATAGCTTACAAATTAGGCATAATGCCAAATTACATCGTAGGTGATTTGGATTCAGCGGATGATAAAATTATAGATTATTATTTGCAACAAGGTGTAATCATTGAAAAACATCCTACTATGAAAGACGAGACGGATAGTCAACTTGCAACGATAAAGGCTATAGACATAGGAGCTAATGAGATCGTGTATTTAGCGACGATAGGAAGTAGATTTGATCATTCATTAGCAAATTTGTCGCTTTTATTGTACCTTCTTAAGAGAAAAATAAAGGGAAAAATTTTGAGCGAAAAAAATGAAGTTTATCTTATTGATGATTTTATCGAATTGGAAGGCAAATCAGGTGATGTAGTTTCATTGATTCCGTACAGTTTAGACGTTAGAGGGATTTACACTGAAGGGTTGTTTTATCCTTTATCTGGTCAAGATATGTCTTTAGAGATGCCTTATGGGATTAGCAATGTATTTACAGATAGTAAGATTAAGATAAAGATAAATAGTGGTTATTTGCTTGTGATAAAATCTAAAGATTAG
- a CDS encoding DegV family protein, with protein sequence MGKIAIVTDSVSDIPDDIVKLYDIYVVPLTVDIDGISYKDGVDIKKDEFYDLINSGKMPNTSQVSPIEFMDVFSDLLKSYDEIICILMSSKLSGTYQSALLAKDNLKNQNITVIDSKNFSLGEGFIVIEAGKMACNGNTSDEIIARVTNMIPKISYTMIFDSLDYLYKGGRLKKTQAILGSILNIKPILVNNDGELEIKDKVRGRKNAIKWIINYMRETKVDFTKKEIGLLHTDREEFMLEIENAIRNEFGATNFIRNRAGCTVGVHAGPSAVGIFFEFN encoded by the coding sequence ATGGGAAAGATAGCCATAGTGACAGATAGTGTATCTGATATTCCAGATGATATTGTAAAACTATATGATATATATGTTGTGCCGCTGACAGTTGATATTGATGGTATATCTTATAAAGACGGAGTAGATATAAAAAAAGATGAATTTTACGATTTGATAAATTCCGGGAAAATGCCTAACACTTCACAAGTATCACCTATTGAATTTATGGATGTTTTTAGTGATTTGTTGAAAAGTTATGATGAAATAATCTGTATTTTAATGTCATCAAAATTGAGTGGTACATATCAGTCAGCATTGTTGGCTAAAGACAATTTAAAAAATCAAAACATAACAGTGATTGATTCTAAAAATTTTTCTTTAGGCGAGGGATTTATTGTCATCGAAGCTGGAAAAATGGCGTGTAATGGCAACACCAGTGATGAGATAATTGCCAGAGTGACAAACATGATACCAAAAATTAGCTATACAATGATCTTTGATTCGTTGGATTATCTTTACAAAGGAGGACGATTAAAAAAGACGCAGGCGATTTTAGGAAGTATTTTAAATATTAAGCCAATACTGGTTAATAATGATGGTGAATTAGAAATAAAGGACAAGGTTAGAGGTCGAAAAAATGCTATAAAGTGGATTATAAATTACATGAGAGAGACTAAAGTCGATTTTACTAAAAAAGAGATTGGACTTTTACATACTGACAGGGAAGAGTTTATGTTAGAAATTGAGAATGCAATTCGCAACGAATTTGGTGCAACTAATTTTATTAGAAATAGGGCCGGTTGTACAGTTGGAGTTCATGCTGGACCGTCTGCTGTTGGAATATTTTTTGAATTTAATTAA
- the rpe gene encoding ribulose-phosphate 3-epimerase, translated as MEISPSILSADFGNLLSDIRKVEVEKPEYLHIDIMDGHFVPNITIGPLVLNALKGKTKIPFDVHLMIEEPDKYVKEFVDAGAKNITVHQEACVHLDRTLQLIKSMGINASVALNPATSLDTLRYVLSSVDMVLIMTVNPGFGGQVFIDGMYEKIRELASIRNEKGLNFKIEVDGGINIDNIKDVVLAGADVIVAGSFIFANGDPGENLKKLREAALK; from the coding sequence ATGGAAATTTCTCCGTCGATTTTATCGGCTGACTTTGGAAATTTGTTATCTGATATACGAAAAGTTGAAGTAGAGAAACCCGAGTATTTGCATATAGATATTATGGATGGGCATTTTGTCCCTAATATAACGATTGGACCATTGGTATTAAATGCTTTAAAAGGCAAAACCAAGATTCCATTTGACGTTCATTTAATGATAGAAGAGCCTGACAAATACGTAAAAGAATTTGTCGATGCTGGAGCCAAAAATATAACAGTACATCAGGAAGCATGTGTACATCTAGACAGAACTTTGCAATTGATAAAGTCAATGGGTATAAATGCAAGCGTGGCACTAAACCCTGCTACATCTTTAGATACATTAAGATATGTATTGTCATCAGTTGATATGGTGTTGATTATGACTGTAAACCCTGGTTTTGGAGGGCAAGTATTTATAGATGGCATGTATGAAAAAATTCGAGAATTAGCATCAATTAGAAATGAAAAGGGATTGAATTTTAAGATAGAAGTTGATGGAGGTATTAATATTGATAATATAAAGGATGTAGTTTTGGCTGGAGCTGATGTGATTGTGGCTGGTTCGTTTATATTTGCCAATGGAGATCCTGGTGAAAATTTAAAAAAACTTAGAGAGGCAGCACTAAAATGA